The window CCGCGAGAGGCCTGTTCGTTCCGATAGCTCGGTGATAGGGATCGTGGTGTTGGGCTTGAGCTCGCGCAGCACCGAAAGTACCCTCGTCAGCCGTTGTTGTCCGTCGATGCGCTCGGTCATGGCTTCACGCCCCGATGCATCTGTACGACACGCCGAAGACCCTCTGCGATCTCGCGGCCGATTTCCTCGGGATGCAATACCGAAACGCCGGGGCCGTTCTCGATCACCCAGCGGGCTAGGCGGGATCGACTGCGGGCGGTGGTGCTCCACAGGCGGCCACCGTCGGGCGTGACATCCAGTGACCCGCTGCCTGCAGTGAGGTACTCGGCTCGCCAGGCTTGCCCAGGGGCGATGGCGATCCTCACATCAAGGTCCTCTTCGCCAAACTGGAACGGAAGCCTCACATGAGACGAGATCGTGAAGTCCTCAGGGATCTCGAAGTCCGGGGTCCTCGGCGATCCGGAGTTGACGGACAAGGATTCAACCAGTCTGACAGAGAACGTCCGGCGCGCAGAGATGTCCACATCCCACGCGACCAGATACCAGCGTCCGGCGAACAGATAGACACCCCAGGGCTCCACGTTCCTTCGGCGATGCTGACCGTTTGCCCCGGTGTAGTCGAAAGAGACGCGCTTGCGTGCGAGGATGGCATCGAAGAGAAGCGAGGCAGCGGCCGTTTCGTCGTCAAAGTTGGCGTCCCGCCGAGGAGGGGCAAGGGCGGGGTCCTCGACGGCAGTCGATATCTTGGACAGAGCCGTTCCTAGCGCTGCGCCAAACGGAAACGACGGGTCATCGCGAAGGGTCGTCCCGATACTGCCGAGGAATATCCGATCCCCCGCCGAAAGGTGGATGTGCGGAGCGAAAGTCGCAGTTGCGTCCAGCATGTATCGGCCTTCAGCGTCGGCTTCTATCACGAAACCTGCGTCAACAAGCATCCTTTTGTCTCGCTCGAACATGCGCTTGAAGGAGGCGTCCGTCTGGCCGGAGGCACCAGGATAGCCGTCGGCTTGTTCGCGGATATCCTCGGCGGTTATCGGCTTCTTTGCGCGCGCCAACACAAGAGCCAGATTGATGACGCGTTCTATGGGGTCGGGCATCGGCAAAGTCCTTTCGGATGCAGATGTCGATTGTATCCGAGGAGGCGGAGTCGGCCAACGCCGGTGGACGGCGGAGCGGATTTTGGACTGGTTAAGCGAAACGAGGCGCGTGGGGGAACGCGCCTCGTTCTATCGAGCAGGCGGGATCCGCCCCTGAGGGGGGGGAGGAGAGGGCGGGTCGCCAACGCTCGATTACCAGTTTAGCAACGACTGTGCCAACACATAAATAGAAATCGCCAACTTTTGTATATTTTTGTTCCCAATAGGTGGCAGGTGCTAACATGCAAGTTAGAAAAATCGCCGCAGAGTTATCCTAGGAGGACGGGTGGACGACAAGAAGCCGAAGATCAGCAAGAAGGCCATCAT of the Actinomycetota bacterium genome contains:
- a CDS encoding WYL domain-containing protein, producing the protein MPDPIERVINLALVLARAKKPITAEDIREQADGYPGASGQTDASFKRMFERDKRMLVDAGFVIEADAEGRYMLDATATFAPHIHLSAGDRIFLGSIGTTLRDDPSFPFGAALGTALSKISTAVEDPALAPPRRDANFDDETAAASLLFDAILARKRVSFDYTGANGQHRRRNVEPWGVYLFAGRWYLVAWDVDISARRTFSVRLVESLSVNSGSPRTPDFEIPEDFTISSHVRLPFQFGEEDLDVRIAIAPGQAWRAEYLTAGSGSLDVTPDGGRLWSTTARSRSRLARWVIENGPGVSVLHPEEIGREIAEGLRRVVQMHRGVKP